The Pseudomonadota bacterium genomic sequence GGTCATTTCATTATATTCAGCAATGAATTTGTTGATATAATCGACGGCCTGCCGGATTTCATTGTCCGGATATTCTTTCGGAAGTTCGACAGGTACGGGCTTCTTGCCTTTGAGGATGGAATAAAAGACTTCCGTGATCTTGTCGATATCCTTCTCGTTGATCTCGATCATTTTATGTCCTTAAGCTGTTGGTTTGATATCAAACCGGCATACCCGGTCACCTGAGCACCAGCAATCGACCTCTTTTACAGCGAAATTTTTTCCTGAAAATCCAAAAAGCAGGCCGCTGATGAATCCTTCATCATAGGTGCAGATTGTTTCGTCGGAGACTGGAAGCCCTGAGCAATCGAGGTCTTCTGCAACAGTCAAGGTAAATTCCATTTTATCTAAATCTGCTTTTTCCACTCTCAGGATACCGATCTTTAAAGCAGCCAGCAGATCCTGCAGTTCTTTCACAAAAGCGCCGAAATCGGTCTTTTGAGTAATCAAGTTCTTGAAGAGTTCCCGGCCTGCGAGTTCACCGGCCTTGTAATAAATTCGCTCGGCCGTTGCCGTGTCAAACTCCTGGATGATGACATCTCTCAGCGTAAACTGCATGAGACGATAGACCGCCACATCCATGTTTGCTCCGAGGTTGGGCCTCCCTTCGCCGATATTTCCGATCATGCTCCAATCAAACAACGAAGTGTCTCTTTCCTCTTTGAACATGGGTTCCTCCTTGGATTCTCGGTTGGTAGCTCATTTACTCAACAATCTTATACTTTTTCTCCTTGCCCGTTTGCTCCAGGATCGTATTGATTTCCGCCTTGAGCTGAATCATCTTTTCCTCGCGGTTGATGGTCAGGCGACTGAACCGCTCCAGGTCTTCCATGCGTTCCTTCAGTTCTTTCTCTGCCTGCTTGAGCGAAGTGATATCTACCAGCCATCCCAGGATGCTCGGCTGGTCTTCGTACGTCGTCGGCAAAAAGGTCAACATAATATCGACGGGGGATCCGTCCGCGCCGTTCATCCTGATCTCATAATTGCTGACGATACCATCGCGTTGCAGGGCTTCAATTATCGGCACCCGATCATCCGGGTTGAGATATATTTTTGTAATGGGATCGCCAATCTTGATGTTCAGTGTGCTTAAGAATTGCGGATTGGCAAACTTCAGGAATCCACTCGTTGATATGCCGACACAGATGGGGCTGCTGTCCATCATACCCTGCAGCCTTTCCCGCTCTTTGTGAATAGCGTCTTCCATCGCCTTACGCTCCGTGATATCGCGAAACGAGATTACCGTCCCGACCACCTGGCCGTCTTTCCAGACCGGAGTTGTGGAGTATTCCACGGGCACCGCCGTGCCGCCCTTGCGCCAGAGCACCTCATTGTCCACAGTGCGGGTCTTGCCGTCCTGGGAGGACAGGTACATGGGGCACTGCAACCGCGGGAATGCCGAGCCGTTGGGATAGGCGTAGTGGACCTCGGCATGCATTAATTTGCCGAGCAGTTCTTCTTCTGTATAGCCAAGGATGGAGCTCACCGCGGGATTGACGAATGTAACCCTGCCCCCAGCATCCAAACCGAATATCCCCTCACTCACGGAGCTGAGAATTAAGCGGCCTCGCTCCTCGCTGGTATGCAGTTCGTCGGTCCGCTCCTGAACCAGAAGCTCCAGGCGGTCTTTATAGCGCTCAATTTCTGCACGGGCCGTGTTGGCGTCCTCAGCCAGACTCATGGCAACGGCGCGTTCCCGTTTAGATTCCTCGACCCGCTTGGCTATGGAGATCTCCGCCTGTCGGGCCTGGTTGCGCTCCACGGCCATGGCAGCCACTATTTGGGCCATTTCCACAAGGAAACCCAATATAGCTTCGAGTTTGTCCTCACTCACTATGGGCACTTCCTTGATGGCCTCCAGATATGGCTCTATATCCAGGCCACACTCTTCGGCCTGGCGGCGAAAAAATTCCATATCCGGAAGACCGGTGAAAAACTGCCCCACGAAGGCGTTGGCGATGTGCTTCCCATCGATGATGATAGGCGAGGCGGCGTCAGTCAGACCGTTTTTGCAGGGGTAAACGGAAAACGGCTTGCCTTCGTTAAGATTCAGGGCAAGCCCGGTGTCGCTTTCTATGCAGCGGGCGCAGGTCTTTTCGTTGACGCGGTGAAAGTCCGTGCAGGCCCTCTGCCAGCGTGCCGCGGCGAGGACTTCGCCTTTCAGGTCGATGATGGCGGAGGCTATTCCTACCGACTCACAAAAATCCACTAGCAGGCGCTTGAACTGATCCACGCTGAGTATTTCGGCCAGGGTGTTTGGGGCAATCTCCGGCTGCTCTGGCTCCATGACGGTCGATTCTGCCTTGGCCAATTCTTCATCCAACCCACCCATTAGCTCGTGTTCCTGATAAAATGCCTTCTCGCCTGCCTTTACGGCCAAGGCATTCACCTGCTCCTTGATCTCGATGATTCGTTCTTCCCGGCCTAAGGAAAGGCGGTTGAACCGTTCTATCTCCAAAACCTTGGCCTTGAGTTCCTCCTGGGCCTGTTCTGCCCGGGCGGCCGCCTCCTCGGCAACCTCCTTTTCCACCTTCAGGCCTTCAGCCCGTTTGCGTTCAGTGATGTCGTGAAACGAAACGACCGCCGCGATTACCCGGCCGTCTTTCAAGACCGGTGTTGTTGAATATTCCACGGGCACCGGCGTGCCGTCCTTGCGCCAGAACACCTCATTGTCCACTGTGCGGACCTTGCCGTCCTGGGAAGTCAGGCACGTGGAGCATTGCAACCACGGGAATTCCGAGCCATCCGGATGGGCGTAGTGAACCCTTTCATGCAGCAGTTCGCCAAGCATCTCTTCTTCTGTATAACCAAGGATGGCGCTCACCGCGGGGTTGGCGAATGTCACCAAGCCATTGGTATCCATACCGAATATCCCCTCGCTCACGGAACTGAGAATCAACCGGCTCCGCTCTTCAGCCTGAGCGAGCAGTTCCTTCTGCCCCTCGAGTTCATCTGTTCGAGCCCGCAGTTGACTCTCTGAATCAGCAAGGGCCACTGCCTGGTATTGACTCTCTTCGAGTAGGCTCTTCATACTGAAATTCGATTGCGTAAATACATAAATCACCGCAATAAAGCTTAGTGACAATAAAATGGTAAGCAGGGTAAGAATAATACCGAATGACCGGTACATGCTGATCTGTCCTGTTGGCCAGAGTAGGACCACAGAAATGCCCTCATAAAGTGTGGCAGCTTGTGCTGATAGATATTGCCCTCCCTTAAAAGTCACTTCCGCCTCGGCCTTGAGTTGTTTTTGAAAAACAGGTTCGAATGGTCCCGGACCGTATTGTTTTGAAAGGATAATTTTTTGTTTCTGCTCGTTATCCAGGGGCCATAGAGTTTTCAGACGTGCTTCCGGCTGCGAAGATATAAAGATGATGCCGTTTTGGTCCACCAGGAACCAAACATACTGCTTGAGCTTTATCTCTATGTCTTCGAGTTCCTTCTTTATTACCACAACTCCGACGATCTGACCTTCCTTATCCTTGACGGAAGCGCTTGCGAAAAATCCGCGTATCCCCGTTACCGTACCGACGGCAAAATGCCGGCCAACGCCGCCTTTTATCGCCTGCTGAAAATAAGGCCGAAATGTATAGTTCTGCCCTACAAAACTGTCCTTCGCGTTCCGGTTGGAGGATGCCAGCGTTAATCCGTCATGATTGATAAGATAACAGGCGGCTGCATCCAAAGACTTGTGATATCGATCCAATATGTTGTTTATTTTCTCGATGTTCGCAGGGGTATTGGCCTGCAAAACAGGAAGTGTTAAGGGGGATCCGGCAACGGCCACTGCCGCGCTTTCGATTCTCTTTAATTCATTGGTCAAGTTAAGTGATATAATGAGATTCGCATCTTCCACATCATGCGTTACTGTGCGCGTTGCAATTTCTACTAGGTGGCCGGTAAAAATCCAGCCTGCAGCCGTCACAATGAAGATTGCGCACAAGGCTGTAATAGCAAACCATTTTTTGGTAAAATGAAGTGTTGGCATGATCAAAATATCCCTGCTGTAAGATAAATTCGTTTTTTTAAAAATGTATTTAATATTCTATTCATCACTGACAATACCCCGCGCGTTTGAGGTTTTTGGCAGGTAGCAAATATTCGGTACCATGCCCTATCAGCCGCTGCACCTCAAATTTTTGAGATGTTAAAAAAATATGAGGCACTATTGTTTTAATAATACTATAAATTATTTATGGAGAAAAAGTAATATATTACTGGTTGAAATACCTCATATTAGTCTAGATTGGCATTTTGTGGACTTCATTAAGGCAACTGTATATCTCATAGATAGAAAACAAGCTGCCAGACATTTGCATATTTCATTCAGTATTCAATAAGTTCAATTAAATATATATGGTGCAGATTTGTATTTGCTATACATAACATATCTTGCTTTCACTCTTAATATTAGTTACTTACGCCCTATTTTCCTTTATCCATTTTTTATTCAATTCAAAGTCATCGTTTCCACTTGACTGGGTACGTTGCACGACAATCTCAATAGCCTTGTAGCAGTCCCTTTGCACCTTCAGGGGTGGTGATCCTATTTCCCCCGAGAACAAATATTGCCCTTGTAGTGTACTCTCATGTTTGAACCGAAAGAAGATGATATTTTCTGTGAATTTTTGGTGGGCCGTGGAGGATTCGAACCTCCGACCAATTGATTAAGAGTCAACTGCTCTACCGGACTGAGCTAACGGCCCCGGGATGGTTTTATATAGCATATAAACCAAAGAAAATTCAAACCAATTATTTATATTAGTTATAGCAAAAGATATTTTTCACATATGTATTCAAAAATAAATTGACTAAAGGGAATCTGTATGATAAAAAAAGACTGGTTTTGAATGGATGTGTCTATGTCTGACAACAAAAATAATGTAGTCAGATCTCTTATAAGCTTTAGTTCGCTTGGCTTGGAGATGGGTCTTTCCGTGGCCATAGGCATTGGGATGGGATACTTCCTTGATTCTTATTTTAAGACATCCCCCTACTTAACCATACTATTTATGCTTTTTGGCATCGTAGCAGCATTTAAAACAATATATATGCTGTTGAAAAAGGTTAAAAAGGAAGATGAAAGAGACAACAATTATTAATATTGAGCATGTTAATGTTATCGTACTTGTAATAGGTTCCATATTGTCCATATTGATTATGAGAGAATTCAAATACCTCTTCAGTTTTGCCGTTGCAAGTGCCATTATGACATTAAATTTCAGGTTTTTAAAAAAGATCATGGAAGCAGGATTCCTTGAATCCGGTGGTGGTAAAAAAGGCTTTCTTATTGCGCTTCCTTTAAAATTTCTTGTTCTTACAGGTCTGATAGTGGTTGTATTTTTATATGGAGAAATAGATATAATTTTTTTTATGATCGGTTTATCGACTGTATTTATATCCATAGTGATAAACCAGATAGCTATTTTATTTAATCCTGAAGCAAAAAGGAGGCAAAAAGATGGGGCATGAAGTTTTTACATGGGCTTCTTTATTTCCATTTTTGAAAAATTTACCACCCCATGTATCAAATGCGATTATTGTTTCAATAATACTCCTTATTATTGTAATTTTGGGATATAGGCAACTGAAGCGTACAGAAGACGAGGTAGTGCCCGAACCTAAATGCACATTCAGGAACTTTATTGAAATGATAGTTGAGAATCTCTCGAGTATTATAGTGGATTCCATGGGTCCCAGGGGTAAGGAGTTTGTTCTGGTTGTTGGAACGCTTGCACTTTTTATCCTGTTTAATAATCTTTCAGGGCTTGTACCGGGTTTATTACCGGCCACTGACAGTGTTAACACAACATTCGCCTGCTCATTAACAGTTTTTGTTATGACACATTATTACGGGTTTAAAGAGCATGGCATAAAATATTTGAAGCAATTCGTGGGGCCTATGTGGGCTATTGCACCACTAATGATACCTGTAGAGATTATCGGACATATAGCCCGGCCATTATCACTTGGGTTAAGGCTTTTTGGAAATATAACAGGCGACCATCTCGTAACTGCCATTTTTTTTGGTCTCGTACCTTTGTTGGTTCCTTTGCCTGTTATGTTTCTCGGGTTGTTTGTAGCATTTGTTCAAACGTTTGTGTTTATGCTGTTGTCCATGGCGTATTTTTCAGGGGCAATTTCGCATGAAGAGCATTAAAATCTAATAGAAAGGGGTGAGATTTAATGAAAAAATTTTTAACAGTTACGTTGCTTCTTATGGTTTTCGTAGGCTTTTCCTTTGGTATCGCAATGGCTGCTGAAGAAGCAAAGGGGCTTGACCCGCAGGTAAAACAGATGATTGCCCTTGCAGCCGGTTTTGGTATTGCCCTTGCAGCCTTTGGTGGAGCACTTGGACAGGCGAAGGGTATTGTGGCTGCACTTGACGGGATAGCAAGAAATCCGGGAGCACAAGGGAAGATAGTCACTCCTATGATCATCGGTCTGGCTATGATTGAATCACTCGTAATATATTCCCTCGTTGTTTCATTGCTTTTAATTTTCAAGCTTTAATAAAAGCATTTACGGGGCAGGCGACTATGTCTGTCCCGTAAGGTATTGCCCCTCTGCTATTTGAGACAATTCTGAAAAATGCGCTGTACATCGACAGCATGGCTGTTAATATGCTTTTGAATGACTGTGTAATCAGATGGATCATGGATACGATACTGATCTATGCATGAAGAAAAAAGGGCTCTCATTTTGTTTTCGTTCATGGATTTCAGTGTGTCTATAAAAACATCGATCTTTATACCGGGGCAGTCACCTTTGAATTCCATTTTCCTTAAAGCATCAAGAAAACCCTCCAACACCGCCTTGAGAATAGACGCCTCAACCCAATAAGGTTCGCCAACCCCTTCCAATTTATCTAACCGCATTTTTATGGTGATATCGAAAAGAAATAGCATGAGCGCCTTCAATGGATCAACTCTTTCTTCCCCGCTCGGTAATTCAATCGGTTCGTAACCACGGACAGTTACCAATCTGACATCTACAATCCCATCAACAGTTTTCACCACAAAATCGCCGGCGCCGTGGTGCCAGGGATAAATCCGGCAATAGGTGTCTGAATTATAATAAAGAGTGAGGATCTTCGATGCCTGCCTGATGATTTCATGAACTTCATAATCTGAGGCAAACCGGTATCCTCCATTCATATCCCAGATTATGATACGTTCCACATTGTTGTCATCCTTAGAGAAATGCCATTCATGGTAATTTTCAAACCACTGCGACATTGTCATGAGGATCGTCTCAGACATTTCCTCCCTTATCAAAGTTATCGCCTGCCTGTAATAGGCACGTGGAAGATAGGGAAGTCCTTTCTGATAATACAGGTGCTGGATAAGATCAAATTCCCGGTTGAGTGTTTCCTTTGCTTCGCCGGAGATGGCAGTGCTTACAGAAAATTGTTCCTGTTGATCCTGCGAAAAGACTTCTGCGCTAACAATTTGATAAAGAGTGCCATACTTTTCGTAGCGGATTATTATTTTCTCAATATCTATAATCTCTACCTTTTTGTCCCACAAATGTGCAAGAAGATGCACAAGGTGCTGTCCGTTGTCGAGGAGGATAAAGCCCCTGACAGCAGCAAAATAGTCCCCAAGGGTCATAAAAGGATGATTTTCAAAAGGAGTCATGATAAAGGGCCGTTCAAGCGTAATGGTATCAATAGGCACATCCCCTTCGGGAGACGAAAAGCAATAAGATACAAGCATATAAGTTTCCTTTCAAAAGAGTTTACATAAAACAATGAGGATCATGATTATTCCCCCCTCACCCTTCCCTCTCCCACGAGGGGCGAGGGAATAATGAACTGTCATGTCATATGATAAACCACTTTCCCTCTCATTGCAAAAAGAAATAGGGAAAAGAAGCCTCTCTTTGGACTCAGAGATTCATATTGCCTTGCAGGCACTGAGGATAAAATTATTACTCTGTCGAATGAACTACCCCGCAGCAGAGCTGCGAGGTATCAGCGGAATGAGGATGTGATTATTAATTGAAAAAAACAAGGGTGTCCTGTATGATATTGAAGCAATGGAAGTTTGCCTGAAACTCTTCAGCAAGATATGGTTTACATTGGAGTAAGCATGGACAACAGGGAGAAGAAAATAACAAAGGCACAGCTCGTATGCGAATTGACGGAAATACGCCGTCGTGTTTTTGATCTGGAAAACTCGGAAGCAGCATATAAGCAGGCTGAAACCGCTTTAAAGAAAGATAAAGAAGTATTATATGCATTAATCAATGCCACCAGAGAAACACTGGTTCTGATTGACGCTGAAGGCATAATTCATGTGGCCAATGATACATTGGCTCAAAGAATAGGCAAAAGTGTCCGTGAACTTATAGGTACCTGCCTGTATGATTATTTCCCCCCTGATATTGCAAAACATCGAAAAGAACAATGCGATAAAGTGTTTATTACAGGCAAACCGGTAAGTTCTGAGGATTTCCGGGCAGGCAGGCTTTATTTGATGCACGTTTTCCCTGTCTTTAATGACAATGGAGGGGTGTCAAAAGTATCCATTTTTGCCACGGACATTACTGAGCGCATGATAGCTGAAGAATTATTAAAAGACGAAAAGGAAAGGTTTTCTAAAATACTTGAGAACGACCCCTGCAGCATCGCAGTTATCGGCAGGGATGGGACATACCGGTACGTCAACCCTGAATTTACCCGGATAACAGGATATACGCTTATTGATATCCCTACCGGAAGAGATTGGTTTGAAAAGGCATATCCGGATCCGGAATACCGAAAAAAGGTATATAAAGTATGGAAAGGCGATGTAATTAATGATGTGGGAAAAGGCGCTGATTCTGAATTCAAAATAACCTGCAAGAATGGCGGGCAAAAGGATATCGAATTCAGAACAACCTATTTGAAAGACTTCAGCGTTACTGTAATGAACGATATCACTGCCCGTAGACAAGCCGAGAGCCTTCTCAAAGAATCGGAAGAACGCTACCGTATCATCACAGAAAAATCAACGGTTGGTGTTTATCTAATCCAGGGCAATAAATTCCAGTATGTCAACGATGCTTTTGCACAGATTCACGGATATGATCCCGATGAAATAATTGACAGATTCGGCCCGTTAGACTTCATCCTCCCTGAAGACATCCCTCTAATCAAGGAAGGCGCCAAAAAACAGTTGGATGGTCATATTAAGGGGGCCCATTTTGAGTTCAAGATAAAACGGAAGGACGGTTCAATACGTCATGTTGAGATCTTTATAGCCCGCTTAATGCATAAAGGGGCGCCGGCAATTTCAGGAACATTAGTGGATATTACAGAGCGCAAAGAGGCAGAAAAACGGTTGGCTGAAGAAAGAATGAGATTTCTGAAACTGTCGGAGAATGCACCTTTCGGTATGGTTATGATTGATATTAAGGGTAATTTTACTTATATCAATCCCAAGTTTAAAGAACTATTCGGTTATGATATAAATGATGTACCTGACGGAAAGACATGGTTTAGAAAGGCGTATCCCAATCCTGATTACAGACATAAGGCAATCTCTGCGTGGATGAATGATTTAAAAGAGACAAAGACAGGCGAATCAAGACCGGAGATTTTTAATGTTATTTGTAAGAATGGAACGGAAAAGATAGTAAATTTTATCCCCGTGCTGTTAGGTACAGGCGATACTTTAATGAGTTGCGAAGATATCACAGAACGAAAGAGGCTTGAAGAACAACTCCACACAATGTCAATTGTTGACGAACTTACAGGTTTATATAATAGACGGGGATTTTTTACCCTTTCTCAGCAACAGTTTAAATTAGCAGAGAGGAGCAGGAAAGGCATGGCGCTGTTTTTTATCGACCTCGACCGTATGAAGTGGATTAATGATACGCTGGGTCACCATGACGGTGACAGGGCGCTTATTGAAATTGCGGATGTTCTCAGAAAAACGTTCAGGGAAACAGACATTATCGGACGTATCGGGGGGGATGAATTTGCGATCCTTGCGATGGATATACAGGCAGATATTAAACCGGAAATCTTTCTCACACGTCTCCAACATCATATTGACGCGTTTAACAGGCTTAAACACAGAAGTTACAAGCTCTCCTTGAGTGTAGGCATAGCGCATTACAATCATGAGAAACCCTGTTCTCTTGATGAACTTATATCAAGGGCAGACATATCGATGTATGAGGAAAAAAAGAATAAACAACGTTAAGGGCTGGACAATAACCCTTAACGTTGATGATTTCCAATAAATAATCATGAAAATCACAAAAAGAACAGAAAAAATAGTCCCTTTTTATGTTATGGAGTTGCTTGAAAAGGCAAAGGCCATGGAATCGCGGGGTGAAAACATCGCGCACATGGAAGTGGGTGAGCCTGATTTTGCCACTCCACAGGCAATAAAGGAAAAGGCCATAGAATCAGTAAGAGAAAGCCGGACCTTCTATACCCACAGCCTTGGAATACCTGAACTGAGAAATAAAATAGCGGAACATTATAGTAAAAATGAAAACATAAACGTTTCTCCGGAAAGGATTGTAATTACCAGCGGAGCATCAGGGGCTTTTTTACTGCTGTCGGCCATACTCCTTGATAGAGGGAAACCTCTCGGCGTTTCTGATCCGGGTTACCCGTGCTACAGAAACTTTGCCCTGCTCGTCGATTCGCCGCTAATCTCGATACCTGTAAACGAAGAAACGGCATTCGAAGTCACGGTGGATCATCTTCGACGTTTAAAAAGACTTCCCCATGTCCTTATCGTGTCTACGCCATCAAATCCGACGGGCATTGTTTATCGTGAAGAAACCATGTATGAACTTTCCGGGTTTCTTTCCGGGAAGGGCAAAGTCATTGTTGCAGATGAACTATACAAAGGACTTATTTATGGAAAAGAGTCAAGGACAGCACTTGCCCTTTCGGAAGATATCTTGGTTATTAACGGATTCTCAAAGACCCACGCCAT encodes the following:
- a CDS encoding ATP synthase F0 subunit C, coding for MAAEEAKGLDPQVKQMIALAAGFGIALAAFGGALGQAKGIVAALDGIARNPGAQGKIVTPMIIGLAMIESLVIYSLVVSLLLIFKL
- a CDS encoding 4-vinyl reductase; the encoded protein is MFKEERDTSLFDWSMIGNIGEGRPNLGANMDVAVYRLMQFTLRDVIIQEFDTATAERIYYKAGELAGRELFKNLITQKTDFGAFVKELQDLLAALKIGILRVEKADLDKMEFTLTVAEDLDCSGLPVSDETICTYDEGFISGLLFGFSGKNFAVKEVDCWCSGDRVCRFDIKPTA
- a CDS encoding AtpZ/AtpI family protein, with translation MSDNKNNVVRSLISFSSLGLEMGLSVAIGIGMGYFLDSYFKTSPYLTILFMLFGIVAAFKTIYMLLKKVKKEDERDNNY
- a CDS encoding aminotransferase class I/II-fold pyridoxal phosphate-dependent enzyme is translated as MKITKRTEKIVPFYVMELLEKAKAMESRGENIAHMEVGEPDFATPQAIKEKAIESVRESRTFYTHSLGIPELRNKIAEHYSKNENINVSPERIVITSGASGAFLLLSAILLDRGKPLGVSDPGYPCYRNFALLVDSPLISIPVNEETAFEVTVDHLRRLKRLPHVLIVSTPSNPTGIVYREETMYELSGFLSGKGKVIVADELYKGLIYGKESRTALALSEDILVINGFSKTHAMTGWRLGWMVVPQSLIRPIQKVAQNVFISPPTISQYAALCAFDVADDLEKMRKAYEARRDFLLPRLKKMGFHIPVDPEGAFYIYAGIDKWGLDSMEFVERALNEAKVALTPGYDFGFYKAGSHIRFSYANNMEMLKEGCERLEAWLQTL
- the atpB gene encoding F0F1 ATP synthase subunit A; the protein is MGHEVFTWASLFPFLKNLPPHVSNAIIVSIILLIIVILGYRQLKRTEDEVVPEPKCTFRNFIEMIVENLSSIIVDSMGPRGKEFVLVVGTLALFILFNNLSGLVPGLLPATDSVNTTFACSLTVFVMTHYYGFKEHGIKYLKQFVGPMWAIAPLMIPVEIIGHIARPLSLGLRLFGNITGDHLVTAIFFGLVPLLVPLPVMFLGLFVAFVQTFVFMLLSMAYFSGAISHEEH
- a CDS encoding PAS domain S-box protein — protein: MPTLHFTKKWFAITALCAIFIVTAAGWIFTGHLVEIATRTVTHDVEDANLIISLNLTNELKRIESAAVAVAGSPLTLPVLQANTPANIEKINNILDRYHKSLDAAACYLINHDGLTLASSNRNAKDSFVGQNYTFRPYFQQAIKGGVGRHFAVGTVTGIRGFFASASVKDKEGQIVGVVVIKKELEDIEIKLKQYVWFLVDQNGIIFISSQPEARLKTLWPLDNEQKQKIILSKQYGPGPFEPVFQKQLKAEAEVTFKGGQYLSAQAATLYEGISVVLLWPTGQISMYRSFGIILTLLTILLSLSFIAVIYVFTQSNFSMKSLLEESQYQAVALADSESQLRARTDELEGQKELLAQAEERSRLILSSVSEGIFGMDTNGLVTFANPAVSAILGYTEEEMLGELLHERVHYAHPDGSEFPWLQCSTCLTSQDGKVRTVDNEVFWRKDGTPVPVEYSTTPVLKDGRVIAAVVSFHDITERKRAEGLKVEKEVAEEAAARAEQAQEELKAKVLEIERFNRLSLGREERIIEIKEQVNALAVKAGEKAFYQEHELMGGLDEELAKAESTVMEPEQPEIAPNTLAEILSVDQFKRLLVDFCESVGIASAIIDLKGEVLAAARWQRACTDFHRVNEKTCARCIESDTGLALNLNEGKPFSVYPCKNGLTDAASPIIIDGKHIANAFVGQFFTGLPDMEFFRRQAEECGLDIEPYLEAIKEVPIVSEDKLEAILGFLVEMAQIVAAMAVERNQARQAEISIAKRVEESKRERAVAMSLAEDANTARAEIERYKDRLELLVQERTDELHTSEERGRLILSSVSEGIFGLDAGGRVTFVNPAVSSILGYTEEELLGKLMHAEVHYAYPNGSAFPRLQCPMYLSSQDGKTRTVDNEVLWRKGGTAVPVEYSTTPVWKDGQVVGTVISFRDITERKAMEDAIHKERERLQGMMDSSPICVGISTSGFLKFANPQFLSTLNIKIGDPITKIYLNPDDRVPIIEALQRDGIVSNYEIRMNGADGSPVDIMLTFLPTTYEDQPSILGWLVDITSLKQAEKELKERMEDLERFSRLTINREEKMIQLKAEINTILEQTGKEKKYKIVE
- a CDS encoding PAS domain S-box protein, coding for MVYIGVSMDNREKKITKAQLVCELTEIRRRVFDLENSEAAYKQAETALKKDKEVLYALINATRETLVLIDAEGIIHVANDTLAQRIGKSVRELIGTCLYDYFPPDIAKHRKEQCDKVFITGKPVSSEDFRAGRLYLMHVFPVFNDNGGVSKVSIFATDITERMIAEELLKDEKERFSKILENDPCSIAVIGRDGTYRYVNPEFTRITGYTLIDIPTGRDWFEKAYPDPEYRKKVYKVWKGDVINDVGKGADSEFKITCKNGGQKDIEFRTTYLKDFSVTVMNDITARRQAESLLKESEERYRIITEKSTVGVYLIQGNKFQYVNDAFAQIHGYDPDEIIDRFGPLDFILPEDIPLIKEGAKKQLDGHIKGAHFEFKIKRKDGSIRHVEIFIARLMHKGAPAISGTLVDITERKEAEKRLAEERMRFLKLSENAPFGMVMIDIKGNFTYINPKFKELFGYDINDVPDGKTWFRKAYPNPDYRHKAISAWMNDLKETKTGESRPEIFNVICKNGTEKIVNFIPVLLGTGDTLMSCEDITERKRLEEQLHTMSIVDELTGLYNRRGFFTLSQQQFKLAERSRKGMALFFIDLDRMKWINDTLGHHDGDRALIEIADVLRKTFRETDIIGRIGGDEFAILAMDIQADIKPEIFLTRLQHHIDAFNRLKHRSYKLSLSVGIAHYNHEKPCSLDELISRADISMYEEKKNKQR